In one window of Erwinia tasmaniensis Et1/99 DNA:
- the cgtA gene encoding Obg family GTPase CgtA, with protein sequence MKFVDEATILVVAGDGGNGCVSFRREKYIPRGGPDGGDGGDGGDVYMQADENLNTLIDYRFEKSFRAERGQNGQSRDCTGKRGNDILIKVPVGTRIIDQGTGETLGDMTHHQQKMMVAKGGWHGLGNTRFKSSVNRTPRQKTMGTPGEKRDLQLELMLLADVGMLGLPNAGKSTFIRAVSAAKPKVADYPFTTLVPSLGVVRMDSEQSFVVADIPGLIEGASEGAGLGIRFLKHLERCRVLLHTIDLAPIDESDPVENARIILGELEKYSEKLFQKPRWLVFNKVDLLDEEEAESRAKAIAEALGWTEKYYLISAANRAGVNALCWDVMAFIKANPKEAELVAKQPEKVEFMWDDYHRQQLEEAQPEVEEDDDWDDDWDEDDEEGVETIYQR encoded by the coding sequence ATGAAGTTTGTTGATGAAGCGACGATCCTGGTAGTAGCTGGCGATGGCGGTAATGGCTGCGTGAGCTTCCGTCGTGAGAAATATATCCCGCGTGGCGGCCCTGATGGCGGCGACGGCGGCGACGGCGGCGATGTGTATATGCAGGCTGATGAGAACCTCAATACCCTGATCGATTACCGTTTTGAAAAGTCTTTCCGCGCAGAGCGTGGTCAGAACGGCCAGAGCCGCGACTGTACCGGTAAACGGGGCAACGACATTTTGATTAAAGTTCCGGTCGGAACGCGCATTATCGATCAGGGAACCGGTGAAACCCTGGGCGATATGACGCATCATCAGCAGAAAATGATGGTGGCAAAAGGCGGCTGGCACGGGCTGGGTAACACCCGTTTTAAATCATCGGTTAACCGTACTCCGCGTCAGAAAACCATGGGCACACCGGGCGAAAAACGCGACCTGCAGCTGGAACTGATGCTGCTGGCGGACGTGGGCATGCTTGGCCTGCCTAACGCCGGAAAATCGACCTTTATCCGTGCCGTCTCCGCTGCGAAGCCGAAAGTGGCGGATTATCCCTTCACCACGCTGGTGCCGAGCCTGGGCGTAGTACGTATGGACAGCGAACAAAGCTTTGTCGTTGCCGATATTCCGGGTCTGATCGAAGGCGCTTCAGAGGGCGCAGGTCTTGGGATCCGCTTCCTGAAGCACCTTGAGCGCTGCCGCGTTCTGCTGCACACCATCGATCTGGCTCCGATCGATGAAAGCGATCCGGTGGAGAATGCGCGCATTATCCTTGGCGAGCTGGAAAAATACAGCGAGAAGCTGTTCCAGAAGCCGCGCTGGCTGGTGTTCAACAAGGTTGACCTGCTGGATGAGGAAGAGGCGGAGTCCCGTGCTAAAGCGATTGCAGAAGCGCTGGGTTGGACCGAGAAATACTACCTGATTTCTGCTGCAAACCGTGCGGGCGTGAATGCGCTGTGCTGGGACGTGATGGCCTTTATTAAAGCCAACCCGAAAGAAGCTGAGCTGGTCGCCAAACAGCCGGAAAAAGTCGAATTCATGTGGGATGACTACCACCGCCAGCAGCTGGAAGAAGCGCAGCCGGAAGTGGAAGAAGACGATGACTGGGACGACGACTGGGATGAAGACGACGAAGAGGGCGTCGAAACCATCTATCAGCGTTAA
- the pmrB gene encoding two-component system sensor histidine kinase PmrB, with amino-acid sequence MNSMRKRLLIMLALILLSCQLMSALWLWHESREQIGFLVNETLTAHARNEQVENEIREAVASLLLPSLVMVCFTLLLSFWAISWIIRPLRALQISLVTRSADNLTPLPLHSEMDEIAAVTGSLNQLLSRLDHSSQQERLFTADVAHELRTPLAGLRLHLELLEQQGIQQGAMLVARIDRLIHVIEQLLMLSRAGQALTGGHYQTLSWHEVVDPLRMEIDELLTLRQQRLTVSGDTGIGVQGDAVLLRLMLRNLLENASRYSPEGSAITLLLTDDVGGSNITVRDEGPGIDTAALQDAVKPFHRMDRRYGGSGLGLNIVQRIVQIHHGHLSLNNRSDRSGLEACCWLPHQLN; translated from the coding sequence ATGAACAGTATGCGTAAGCGTTTGCTGATCATGCTGGCGCTGATCCTGCTCAGCTGTCAGCTCATGAGTGCATTATGGTTATGGCACGAGAGTCGCGAGCAGATCGGATTTCTGGTCAATGAAACGCTCACGGCCCACGCGCGCAATGAACAGGTCGAGAATGAGATCCGCGAAGCGGTAGCCTCATTGCTGCTGCCTTCGCTGGTAATGGTGTGCTTTACCCTGCTGCTTTCCTTCTGGGCAATCAGCTGGATTATCCGGCCTCTGCGCGCGCTGCAAATCAGCCTGGTCACCCGCTCGGCGGATAATCTTACTCCGCTTCCCCTCCATTCGGAGATGGATGAGATTGCCGCGGTGACCGGCTCATTAAATCAGCTGTTGAGCCGGCTTGACCACTCTTCACAACAGGAACGCCTGTTTACCGCCGATGTCGCCCATGAGCTGCGTACGCCGCTGGCGGGGCTGCGCCTGCACCTGGAACTGCTTGAGCAACAGGGGATACAGCAGGGTGCCATGCTCGTAGCGCGTATCGATCGGTTGATTCACGTCATCGAACAGCTGCTTATGCTGTCGCGCGCAGGCCAGGCTCTGACCGGCGGTCATTACCAAACGCTTAGCTGGCATGAGGTCGTCGATCCGCTGCGGATGGAAATAGACGAGTTGTTAACGCTTCGACAGCAGCGGCTCACGGTCAGCGGTGATACGGGGATCGGGGTACAGGGCGATGCCGTACTGCTCCGTCTGATGCTGCGTAATTTACTTGAAAACGCCTCACGCTACAGCCCCGAGGGCTCAGCCATTACGCTGCTGCTGACGGATGACGTGGGAGGCAGCAACATCACGGTGCGTGATGAAGGGCCGGGCATTGATACCGCCGCCCTGCAAGATGCCGTTAAGCCATTTCATCGCATGGACAGGCGTTATGGCGGCAGCGGCCTTGGCCTGAATATCGTGCAGCGTATTGTACAAATCCATCACGGCCACCTCAGCCTGAACAATCGCAGCGACCGCAGTGGCCTGGAAGCCTGCTGCTGGCTACCACACCAACTGAATTAA